The Kiritimatiellia bacterium genome window below encodes:
- a CDS encoding sigma-70 family RNA polymerase sigma factor: protein MGSSEQLASLVAELRALADNLPFPVIEQPEFRDPKFVPPCVRQPRTYVDPDKSMQAVGRFLVERGTVELLGAEQTQQLFVEIHWCCSRIRALSRKRYKTAAAARAALVEARRLISRIEAAEEELFIANRRLIVNCIKPYFWIGSVWVSDFLQEGSKALANAVRKFDYTRGTPFYSYSQKAIQNRLRNFFRDHVRSGSFGIRPSREMQLVKNIIDTWKRDYGEMPSDEVVAKIADLPVERVAKVRMYVSQWERMPNQPVSLDALMTEDGGSLYEVVEDPLAPEASQGAEVSEVWKAMEKLPERARYIMKLRFIEGRTLEETGRLLNLTRARIKQIQDAALKKLRALLKEGS, encoded by the coding sequence GTGGGCAGTTCTGAACAACTTGCGAGCCTCGTCGCCGAACTTCGCGCGCTAGCTGACAACCTTCCTTTTCCGGTCATCGAGCAGCCGGAATTCAGGGATCCGAAATTCGTGCCCCCGTGTGTGCGGCAGCCGCGAACCTACGTTGATCCCGACAAATCGATGCAGGCGGTCGGCCGCTTTCTCGTGGAGCGCGGCACCGTGGAGCTACTTGGGGCTGAGCAGACGCAACAGTTGTTTGTCGAAATCCACTGGTGCTGTTCGAGGATCCGCGCGTTGAGCCGAAAACGGTATAAGACGGCCGCAGCCGCCCGAGCGGCCCTCGTGGAGGCGCGACGTCTGATCTCGCGGATTGAAGCGGCGGAGGAGGAGCTGTTCATTGCGAACCGACGGCTCATCGTCAACTGCATCAAGCCGTATTTCTGGATCGGGTCGGTGTGGGTTTCTGACTTTCTGCAGGAGGGCTCCAAGGCGCTAGCCAACGCGGTGCGCAAATTCGACTACACGCGCGGGACCCCGTTTTATTCGTACTCCCAGAAGGCGATCCAGAACCGGCTTCGCAATTTTTTCCGGGACCACGTTCGGTCGGGCAGTTTTGGCATCCGGCCCAGCCGGGAGATGCAGTTGGTGAAAAACATCATCGACACGTGGAAACGGGACTATGGGGAGATGCCGTCGGACGAGGTGGTTGCGAAGATCGCGGACCTGCCGGTCGAGCGAGTCGCTAAGGTTCGGATGTACGTGTCCCAGTGGGAGCGGATGCCGAATCAGCCGGTTTCCCTCGACGCGCTGATGACGGAGGACGGGGGAAGTCTGTATGAAGTCGTAGAGGACCCCTTGGCTCCTGAAGCCTCGCAGGGCGCGGAGGTTTCGGAGGTTTGGAAAGCGATGGAGAAGCTGCCCGAGCGCGCGCGCTATATTATGAAGCTTCGGTTCATCGAAGGTCGCACCTTGGAGGAGACCGGGCGCCTGTTGAACCTGACGCGCGCCCGGATCAAACAGATCCAAGACGCCGCCCTCAAAAAATTGCGAGCACTGCTGAAAGAAGGCTCGTGA
- a CDS encoding magnesium transporter CorA family protein — MKSSYIISNGNLEAAAIEQAVIIHYNNPSEIERTELVAEWNLEPEEVDAIFDPDEVPRIDYSPERTFIIWKRPDNVSLAGVIQFEVSSIGLILKKDKAVVVTPKSELSLMGKEFRRMSSPLDFCLHVMLSTIHHYHGHLKTIKMMANDLESKLMHSMENRYLLQMFAIGESLVYYLNALESNDTILHKMRAMAERLGFNSNEIEKLENVMIENQQAAKQARIYSSVLSGLMDARGTIINNNMNVLLKNLTIINVVFLPLNLIASIGGMSEFTMMTEGIDWRISYSVFMLAMIVLGLLTWLWLVRAIDRWGNMNKRRFKS, encoded by the coding sequence ATGAAATCATCCTACATCATCTCAAACGGGAATCTGGAGGCGGCCGCCATCGAACAGGCCGTGATTATTCACTACAACAACCCATCCGAGATAGAGCGCACCGAACTCGTAGCTGAATGGAATTTAGAACCCGAAGAGGTCGATGCAATATTTGATCCAGATGAAGTACCTCGAATCGATTATTCACCGGAACGCACTTTCATTATCTGGAAAAGACCCGACAATGTGTCGCTGGCCGGGGTCATCCAGTTCGAGGTGTCCTCTATCGGATTGATCCTTAAGAAGGACAAAGCGGTGGTAGTGACCCCAAAATCAGAGCTTTCTCTCATGGGGAAAGAATTCAGGCGGATGTCAAGCCCGCTCGATTTCTGCCTCCATGTGATGCTAAGCACGATCCACCATTATCATGGGCATTTGAAGACGATTAAGATGATGGCGAATGACCTGGAAAGCAAACTGATGCATTCGATGGAGAATCGATATCTTCTACAGATGTTTGCCATCGGTGAAAGCCTTGTTTATTATCTCAACGCTTTAGAGAGCAACGACACGATTCTTCATAAAATGCGCGCGATGGCGGAGAGGCTGGGATTCAATTCGAATGAAATTGAGAAGCTTGAGAATGTGATGATTGAAAATCAGCAGGCCGCCAAACAGGCTCGTATATACAGCTCTGTATTGTCTGGGCTCATGGATGCTCGCGGGACTATTATTAATAACAATATGAACGTTCTTCTTAAAAATTTAACGATAATTAATGTAGTATTTCTCCCGCTGAATCTTATCGCGAGCATCGGCGGTATGTCCGAATTTACAATGATGACGGAGGGCATCGACTGGCGCATTTCGTATTCTGTCTTCATGCTTGCGATGATCGTTCTCGGCCTTCTAACGTGGCTATGGTTGGTGAGGGCGATCGATCGCTGGGGAAATATGAATAAACGCCGATTCAAGTCGTAA